The following proteins are co-located in the Pyrobaculum calidifontis JCM 11548 genome:
- a CDS encoding TM1812 family CRISPR-associated protein, which translates to MVATGVDKGPGGKDAAELRRLQKTDMTPAPCHEDLKAYDYVLIVAPMGALGGYREVKYVIPSRGSVGEEKGGQDSDKKHWAVAFALYDYVQGVSKELYAFIQDTIIVNLVKPQNKEKPVKQEIVEQLKLLLNCNDDSCTIDENLIDTLLKLEGKTSEAQKTIDRLKELRKEAKIHFVPGVITRWIEEVLVTWRGGNQFYDVLKGTLVYYILSALKKSCHKRIAIFVDTSHGINYFVTALKEAVPLAATLYLIHRIADGEPVEKLDICSYNSDPYPTPSRECQSQKGGDAQKDKAEQADKETPSLKIHLVERFEMVYTHKSETETYTSINLYPVRSLVEDLFLTMGLKGIVNYLNQKWALGEDKWKSITASVVLFLRGILGWSLSIAHSSNEDMLAEIGETVKKRGIRIEQRSDKNEIAITYIWGSNRKIGTDVVTFASIHSSLNRLGRCLATPRMIEGSPYVCYPTKELEKYIEQFYAPPYREINLNELASVRNYLEGKKKSDESSVRDSLEEKSRDREYCKPLEGGKGFICGKREDADQQAEGANPRNFYAHAGLSFELDWGALKEEGELLCFSKEVERVINILASSG; encoded by the coding sequence GTGGTTGCAACAGGTGTTGACAAGGGGCCTGGGGGCAAAGACGCAGCTGAGCTACGGCGTCTTCAGAAGACAGACATGACGCCGGCCCCCTGCCACGAGGACCTAAAGGCCTACGACTACGTGCTAATAGTCGCACCAATGGGGGCGCTGGGCGGCTATAGAGAAGTTAAGTACGTCATACCAAGCCGGGGCAGTGTGGGCGAGGAAAAGGGCGGACAAGACAGCGATAAAAAACACTGGGCCGTAGCTTTTGCATTATATGATTATGTACAAGGCGTAAGTAAGGAATTATACGCATTTATTCAAGACACAATAATTGTAAATTTAGTCAAACCTCAAAATAAAGAAAAACCAGTAAAACAAGAAATAGTTGAACAATTAAAGTTACTACTTAACTGTAATGATGACAGTTGTACCATAGATGAGAATTTAATTGACACTTTACTTAAATTAGAAGGAAAGACATCGGAGGCTCAAAAAACTATAGATAGACTGAAAGAATTACGTAAAGAGGCAAAGATTCACTTTGTGCCAGGCGTCATCACTAGATGGATAGAGGAAGTGTTAGTGACGTGGAGAGGCGGCAACCAGTTCTACGACGTGCTAAAGGGCACGCTTGTGTACTATATCCTGTCGGCGCTCAAGAAGAGTTGTCATAAAAGAATTGCCATATTTGTGGATACGTCACACGGCATAAACTACTTCGTCACCGCCTTAAAAGAAGCCGTGCCATTAGCCGCCACGCTTTATCTTATCCACAGAATTGCCGACGGGGAGCCGGTGGAGAAACTCGACATATGCTCCTACAACTCTGACCCATATCCAACTCCATCAAGGGAGTGCCAGTCGCAAAAGGGCGGAGATGCGCAGAAAGATAAAGCTGAGCAAGCGGACAAAGAAACGCCGAGCCTAAAGATCCACTTAGTAGAAAGATTCGAAATGGTTTATACTCACAAATCGGAGACTGAGACGTATACATCAATTAACCTATACCCGGTAAGGAGCCTTGTCGAAGACCTATTTCTCACCATGGGGTTAAAAGGCATTGTCAATTACTTAAATCAAAAGTGGGCACTCGGCGAAGATAAGTGGAAGAGCATAACGGCGTCTGTAGTTCTCTTTCTGCGCGGCATCCTTGGATGGAGCCTCAGCATCGCCCACAGCTCCAATGAGGACATGCTCGCTGAAATAGGCGAGACAGTGAAAAAGCGCGGAATTAGAATAGAGCAGAGAAGCGATAAGAATGAAATAGCAATAACTTACATATGGGGTAGCAATAGAAAGATCGGCACAGACGTTGTAACCTTTGCCTCTATACACTCATCACTAAACAGATTAGGCAGATGTTTAGCAACGCCAAGAATGATAGAAGGGTCTCCATACGTGTGTTACCCGACTAAAGAGTTAGAGAAATACATAGAACAATTCTATGCGCCGCCCTACAGGGAGATAAACCTAAACGAATTGGCTTCCGTAAGGAATTACCTAGAGGGGAAGAAGAAGTCAGACGAATCCTCTGTAAGAGACAGTCTAGAAGAGAAGTCGAGAGATCGTGAGTATTGTAAGCCCTTGGAGGGGGGCAAGGGGTTTATATGTGGGAAGAGAGAAGACGCAGATCAGCAGGCCGAGGGCGCAAACCCGAGGAATTTCTACGCCCACGCCGGCCTCTCGTTCGAGCTTGATTGGGGCGCCCTCAAGGAGGAAGGAGAGCTCCTGTGCTTCAGCAAGGAGGTGGAGAGAGTCATAAACATTTTAGCGAGTAGCGGGTGA
- a CDS encoding AAA family ATPase, which yields MRIERVCLRDFLAVGGQCVEVGGPTLLYGPNGAGKSSLILGVAALLYAISGGVLRGLVPDNLALWVRRGAEAGAVEAVVDGRRYRLEIGRDTSVWVDNEKQGYPPFKLIEARVAYVGPCTAAWESWRFHLCEGADLEVEDPEDAEWLRRVGAVAGVEDVYGGRVKVGGRWIDVQTLAYGYRRALAMLIAARRADVLLVEAFEAGLHYDLAVDLIQVLKETSALVIAESHLMATLKAALDAGWRVYYVDGGVFHPIKDVFDVAKYAERERLAYAAISRT from the coding sequence ATGCGTATTGAAAGGGTGTGCTTGAGGGACTTCTTGGCCGTGGGCGGCCAGTGCGTAGAGGTTGGGGGGCCGACCCTCCTCTACGGGCCCAACGGGGCTGGCAAGAGTTCCCTCATACTCGGCGTAGCGGCGTTGCTCTACGCAATATCCGGCGGCGTTCTGCGGGGCCTCGTGCCCGATAATCTGGCCCTCTGGGTCCGCCGCGGGGCCGAGGCGGGGGCCGTAGAGGCGGTGGTCGACGGGCGGAGGTACAGGCTGGAAATAGGCCGCGATACGTCGGTGTGGGTAGATAACGAGAAGCAGGGGTATCCGCCATTCAAGCTCATCGAAGCGCGCGTTGCCTATGTGGGGCCCTGCACGGCGGCGTGGGAGAGCTGGCGGTTCCACTTGTGCGAGGGCGCCGACCTAGAGGTGGAGGACCCCGAAGACGCCGAGTGGCTTAGGAGGGTGGGCGCAGTGGCGGGGGTGGAGGACGTGTACGGCGGCCGGGTGAAGGTCGGGGGGAGGTGGATCGACGTGCAGACCCTCGCCTACGGCTATAGGAGGGCCTTGGCCATGCTCATCGCCGCGCGGCGCGCAGACGTGCTCCTCGTAGAGGCCTTCGAGGCGGGGCTCCACTACGACTTGGCAGTCGACCTCATACAAGTGTTGAAGGAGACCAGCGCTTTAGTAATCGCTGAGTCTCACTTAATGGCCACTCTAAAGGCGGCGCTTGACGCCGGGTGGAGGGTCTACTACGTCGACGGCGGGGTCTTCCACCCCATAAAGGACGTATTCGACGTAGCGAAGTACGCCGAGAGGGAGAGGCTGGCCTATGCCGCAATATCCCGTACTTAA